A genomic window from Streptomyces brevispora includes:
- a CDS encoding excinuclease ABC subunit UvrA yields the protein MPTPHDPYVRVRGAREHNLQDVHVDIPRDTLTVFTGVSGSGKSSLAFGTIYAEAQRRYFESVAPYARRLIHQVGAPAVGEITGLPPAVSLEQRRSAPGARSSVGTVTTLSNSLRMLFSRAGTYPAGAERLDSDAFSPNTAAGACPRCHGLGRVHRTTEELLVPDPSLSIRGGAIAAWPGAWQGKNLRDVLDALGYDVERPWHELDPADREWILFTDEQPVVTVHPVRDAGRIQRPYQGTYMSARRYVMHTFADSRSRALRAKAERFLTSEPCPVCGGARLRPEAMAVTFAGRTIAELAGLPLTGLAEVLAAAGGGGTARVLTADLLARIEPVAELGLGYLSLDRTAPTLSSGELQRLRLATQLRSGLFGVVYVLDEPSAGLHPADTESLLAVLGRLKEAGNTVFVVEHQLDVVRQADWLVDVGPLAGEHGGRVLHSGPPAGLADVAESATRRFLFDAAPVPVREVRAPSGWLRLHGVERHNVHGVDAAFPLGVFTAVTGVSGSGKSTLVGQVLADVLADRRSPADAGQPQERPAPGCAWAEGLEAVDRLVQVDQKPIGRTPRSNLATYTGLFDVVRKLFAGTGTAVERGYRAGRFSFNVAGGRCETCQGEGFVSVELLFLPSTYAPCPDCHGARYNPETLEVTLRGLNIAQVLDLTVESAAGFFAGTPAAERSLRTLLDVGLGYLRLGQPATELSGGEAQRIKLAAELQRARRGHTLYLLDEPTTGLHPADVEVLMRQLHGLVDAGSSVVVVEHDMAVVAGADWVIDLGPGGGDRGGRIVATGPPVDVARSEAGRTAAYLRASLHLG from the coding sequence ATGCCCACCCCCCACGATCCGTACGTCAGGGTCCGCGGCGCCCGCGAGCACAATCTCCAGGACGTCCACGTCGACATCCCGCGCGACACCCTCACCGTCTTCACCGGTGTCTCCGGCTCCGGGAAGTCCTCGCTGGCCTTCGGGACGATCTACGCGGAGGCCCAGCGCCGCTATTTCGAGTCCGTCGCACCGTACGCCCGGCGGCTGATTCATCAGGTCGGCGCACCCGCGGTGGGTGAGATCACCGGGCTGCCGCCGGCCGTCTCACTGGAGCAGCGCAGGTCGGCGCCGGGCGCCCGGTCCTCCGTCGGTACGGTGACCACGTTGTCCAACTCCCTGCGCATGCTGTTCTCCCGGGCCGGAACGTATCCGGCGGGCGCCGAGCGGCTGGACTCCGACGCGTTCTCGCCGAACACCGCCGCGGGGGCCTGTCCGCGGTGCCACGGCCTCGGCCGGGTCCACCGCACCACCGAGGAGTTGCTGGTCCCCGATCCCTCGCTGTCGATCAGGGGCGGCGCGATCGCTGCCTGGCCGGGGGCGTGGCAGGGCAAGAACCTGCGCGATGTGCTGGACGCCCTGGGGTACGACGTCGAACGGCCGTGGCACGAGCTCGACCCGGCCGACCGGGAGTGGATCCTGTTCACCGACGAGCAGCCGGTGGTGACCGTCCATCCCGTGCGCGATGCGGGCCGGATCCAACGCCCGTACCAGGGCACGTACATGAGCGCGCGTCGCTATGTGATGCATACGTTCGCCGACTCCCGGAGCCGGGCCCTGCGGGCTAAGGCCGAGCGCTTCCTGACCAGTGAGCCGTGTCCGGTCTGTGGCGGCGCGCGGCTGCGGCCGGAGGCCATGGCGGTCACCTTCGCCGGCCGTACGATCGCGGAGCTGGCGGGACTCCCGCTGACCGGGCTCGCCGAGGTGCTGGCGGCGGCCGGTGGCGGCGGCACCGCCCGGGTGCTGACGGCCGATCTGCTGGCCCGGATCGAGCCGGTCGCCGAACTCGGTCTCGGCTACCTCAGCCTGGACCGCACGGCTCCGACGCTCTCTTCCGGTGAGCTCCAACGGCTGCGACTGGCCACGCAGTTGCGTTCCGGGCTCTTCGGCGTCGTCTACGTCCTGGACGAGCCGTCCGCCGGTCTGCACCCGGCGGACACCGAGTCGCTGCTCGCGGTGCTGGGGCGGCTGAAGGAGGCCGGGAACACGGTGTTCGTCGTGGAGCACCAACTGGATGTGGTGCGGCAGGCCGACTGGCTCGTCGATGTGGGGCCATTGGCCGGTGAGCACGGCGGTCGGGTACTGCACAGCGGCCCGCCGGCCGGGCTCGCCGACGTCGCGGAGTCGGCGACGCGGCGCTTCCTCTTCGACGCTGCACCCGTCCCGGTGCGCGAGGTGCGCGCGCCCTCCGGGTGGCTGCGGCTGCACGGGGTCGAGCGCCACAATGTGCACGGCGTGGACGCCGCGTTCCCGCTCGGGGTGTTCACCGCCGTCACGGGGGTCTCGGGCTCGGGCAAGTCGACGCTGGTGGGGCAGGTGCTGGCGGATGTCCTGGCCGACCGGCGGTCCCCGGCCGATGCCGGACAGCCGCAGGAGCGGCCCGCACCCGGGTGCGCCTGGGCCGAGGGGCTGGAGGCGGTGGACCGCCTCGTCCAGGTCGATCAGAAGCCCATCGGCCGCACTCCGCGTTCCAACCTGGCCACGTACACCGGGCTCTTCGACGTCGTGCGCAAGCTGTTCGCCGGTACCGGTACGGCAGTTGAGCGCGGTTACCGGGCCGGGCGGTTCTCCTTCAACGTGGCGGGCGGCCGGTGCGAGACCTGCCAGGGCGAGGGGTTCGTGTCCGTGGAGCTGCTCTTCCTGCCCAGCACGTATGCGCCCTGCCCGGACTGCCACGGCGCGCGGTACAACCCGGAGACTCTCGAAGTGACCCTGCGCGGGCTGAACATCGCCCAGGTACTGGACCTGACGGTGGAGTCGGCTGCCGGTTTCTTCGCCGGCACCCCGGCCGCCGAACGCAGTCTGCGGACCCTGCTCGATGTGGGGCTCGGCTACCTGCGGCTCGGTCAGCCGGCGACGGAGCTGTCCGGTGGCGAGGCGCAGCGGATCAAGCTGGCCGCGGAGCTTCAGCGCGCCCGCCGGGGCCACACCCTCTATCTGCTCGACGAGCCGACGACGGGGCTGCATCCGGCCGATGTCGAGGTGCTGATGCGGCAGTTGCACGGGCTGGTCGACGCCGGCAGCAGCGTGGTGGTCGTCGAGCACGACATGGCCGTGGTCGCGGGTGCCGACTGGGTGATCGACCTCGGGCCGGGTGGCGGCGACCGGGGCGGCCGGATCGTGGCGACGGGCCCGCCCGTGGACGTGGCCCGGTCGGAGGCCGGCAGGACGGCGGCGTACCTCCGGGCCTCGCTCCACCTCGGCTGA
- a CDS encoding dodecin, whose translation MSHHTYRVTEIVGTSHEGTDAAIRNGVAKASETLHNLDWFEITEVRGQIKDGQIEHYQVSLKVGFRLDEKG comes from the coding sequence ATGTCACATCACACGTATCGCGTCACTGAGATCGTAGGAACCTCCCATGAGGGCACTGATGCGGCGATCCGCAACGGGGTCGCGAAAGCATCGGAAACGTTGCACAATCTCGACTGGTTCGAGATCACCGAGGTGCGCGGCCAGATCAAGGATGGCCAGATCGAGCACTACCAGGTCAGCCTGAAAGTCGGCTTCCGGCTCGACGAAAAGGGCTGA
- a CDS encoding extracellular solute-binding protein: protein MKNRMLVGAVALISVAALGGCGLIPGSGGSGSKKVTIWLMKDSVTPDFLETFKKSYEEEHSSIELEFKIQSWSGIGPKVIDALGGKDTPDVIEVGNTQVAQYAESGGLRDLTLESMRDLGSEDWLPGLAEPGSIGGVQYGIPWYAANRVVIYNKDLFEQAGITSPPKTREQWIADSKKLNRDGIQGMYLPGQNWYVLSGFIWDEGGELASEKGGDWQGTLNTPAALKGMEFYQELQALGAGPKNADEEKPPQGDVFAEGNVAQIISTPSTATLIEKANPELKGKLGYFPIPGKTSKAPGSVFTGGSDLIVPEKAHQRSAGIAVIKELAGAKWQEVLAKTMSYVPNKTTLAHVIEGEESTAVMAEGAAEGHATPNSPQWAAVEADNPIKLYMTAVLQGEDPAKAAKTASEKITAALAGS from the coding sequence GTGAAGAACCGCATGCTCGTAGGAGCTGTTGCCCTGATATCCGTTGCCGCGCTGGGTGGGTGCGGTTTGATCCCGGGTTCGGGCGGCTCAGGCAGCAAGAAAGTCACGATCTGGCTGATGAAGGACAGTGTTACCCCCGACTTCCTGGAAACTTTCAAGAAGTCGTACGAAGAGGAGCACTCGTCGATTGAGCTGGAGTTCAAGATCCAGAGCTGGAGCGGCATCGGGCCGAAGGTCATCGACGCCCTGGGCGGAAAGGACACCCCGGACGTCATCGAGGTCGGGAACACCCAGGTCGCCCAGTACGCGGAGAGCGGCGGTCTGCGTGATCTGACCCTGGAGTCGATGCGTGACCTCGGCAGCGAGGACTGGCTGCCCGGTCTCGCCGAACCCGGCAGCATCGGGGGCGTACAGTACGGAATCCCCTGGTACGCGGCCAACCGCGTAGTGATCTACAACAAGGACCTCTTCGAGCAGGCGGGCATCACATCCCCGCCGAAGACCCGCGAGCAGTGGATCGCGGACAGCAAGAAGCTGAACCGCGACGGCATTCAGGGCATGTACCTGCCTGGCCAGAACTGGTACGTACTTTCCGGGTTCATCTGGGACGAGGGCGGTGAACTCGCCAGCGAGAAGGGCGGCGACTGGCAGGGCACCCTCAACACCCCCGCCGCCCTCAAGGGCATGGAGTTCTACCAGGAGCTCCAGGCGCTGGGCGCTGGGCCCAAGAACGCGGATGAGGAAAAGCCCCCGCAGGGCGATGTGTTCGCCGAGGGGAACGTCGCACAGATCATTTCAACCCCCAGCACCGCGACGCTGATCGAGAAGGCGAATCCCGAACTCAAGGGGAAACTCGGCTACTTCCCGATCCCGGGCAAGACCTCGAAGGCTCCCGGTTCCGTATTCACCGGCGGATCCGATTTGATCGTTCCGGAGAAGGCGCATCAGCGGAGCGCCGGAATCGCCGTGATCAAGGAGCTGGCCGGCGCGAAGTGGCAGGAGGTGCTGGCCAAGACCATGAGCTACGTGCCCAACAAGACCACTCTGGCCCATGTCATCGAGGGCGAGGAGAGCACCGCCGTGATGGCCGAGGGCGCCGCCGAAGGCCACGCCACCCCCAACTCGCCTCAGTGGGCGGCGGTGGAGGCCGACAACCCGATCAAGCTGTACATGACGGCGGTCCTGCAGGGCGAGGACCCGGCGAAGGCGGCGAAGACCGCCTCGGAGAAGATCACGGCAGCGCTCGCGGGTAGCTGA
- a CDS encoding GNAT family N-acetyltransferase: MHALPTASTAVPLTAAPPAAVRKSARPSAPPRYRVSLAVDQAEIRAAQRLRHQVFAAEFGARLEGPEPGLDSDAFDAYCDHLLVREVATGDIVATYRLLPPERARIAGRLYAEGEFDLSRLAPIRDDLVEVGRSCVHPAHRDGAVIALIWAGLARYMERGGHNWLAGCCSIPLTDGGAAAARAWETVRNKHLAPEDYWVSPHRLWQPPTPFPGGPGGLSSLPALLRGYLRLGARICGAPAHDPDFNVADLYVLLSLRGTDPRYLRHFLSLAPQQ; encoded by the coding sequence ATGCATGCGCTGCCCACCGCTTCCACCGCCGTCCCCCTCACCGCCGCCCCGCCCGCCGCGGTGCGGAAGTCGGCACGGCCGTCCGCCCCGCCGCGCTACCGCGTCTCCCTCGCCGTGGACCAGGCGGAGATACGCGCCGCCCAGCGCCTACGCCACCAGGTCTTCGCCGCCGAGTTCGGCGCCCGGCTGGAGGGGCCCGAACCGGGTCTGGACAGCGACGCGTTCGACGCGTACTGCGACCACCTCCTCGTCCGGGAGGTGGCCACCGGCGACATCGTCGCCACCTACCGCCTCCTGCCGCCCGAGCGAGCCCGGATCGCCGGACGCCTCTACGCCGAGGGCGAGTTCGACCTCTCCCGGCTCGCCCCGATCCGCGACGACCTGGTCGAGGTCGGCCGCTCCTGCGTCCACCCGGCCCACCGCGACGGCGCGGTCATCGCCCTGATCTGGGCCGGTCTGGCCCGCTACATGGAACGCGGCGGACACAACTGGCTGGCCGGCTGCTGCTCGATCCCCCTCACCGACGGTGGCGCGGCAGCGGCCCGCGCCTGGGAGACGGTGCGGAACAAGCACCTGGCGCCCGAGGACTACTGGGTCTCCCCGCACCGCCTCTGGCAGCCTCCGACCCCGTTCCCGGGCGGCCCCGGCGGGCTCTCCTCGCTCCCGGCCCTGCTGCGCGGCTATCTGCGCCTCGGCGCCCGGATCTGCGGGGCACCCGCCCACGACCCCGATTTCAACGTCGCCGATCTGTACGTCCTGCTGTCGCTGCGCGGCACCGACCCGCGCTATCTGCGCCACTTCCTCTCGCTCGCCCCGCAGCAGTGA
- a CDS encoding lysophospholipid acyltransferase family protein: MSHWLPASPCTPSTCAGHLGPARHPVPAAALLLAGCALTLTGALCAPLALPLLGRSRRERLIRCWAYGVVRAFGVRVRVLGPPVVRGGPSLAQGDLSAARGGASLAQGDLSAARGGASLVQGGAQGLLVVANHVSWLDIPLVAAVFPGRMLAKSDIRHWPLLGPLAALGGTLFVERERLRALPDTVRAVASALRDGARVVVFPEGSTWCGRGPGGRFRPAAFQAAIDAGAAVQPLRIRYRGGPPRNLAPAGAAAFVGDDPLTASLWRVVTSAGLTAEIRVLPQIPAGSLPGRRALARLAQSTVASDSANRPAESVHH, encoded by the coding sequence GTGAGTCACTGGCTGCCCGCCTCACCCTGCACCCCGTCCACCTGCGCAGGCCACCTGGGGCCGGCCAGGCACCCGGTCCCGGCGGCGGCCCTGCTCCTGGCCGGATGCGCACTGACCCTCACCGGAGCGCTGTGCGCCCCGCTCGCGCTACCGCTGCTCGGCCGGTCCCGGCGGGAGCGGCTGATCAGGTGCTGGGCGTACGGGGTGGTGCGGGCCTTCGGGGTGCGGGTGCGGGTCCTCGGCCCGCCGGTCGTGCGGGGCGGCCCCTCGCTCGCGCAGGGAGACCTCTCGGCGGCGCGGGGCGGCGCCTCGCTCGCGCAGGGAGACCTCTCGGCGGCGCGGGGCGGCGCCTCGCTCGTGCAGGGCGGCGCTCAGGGTTTGCTCGTCGTCGCGAACCATGTCTCGTGGCTGGACATCCCGCTGGTCGCGGCTGTGTTCCCCGGCCGGATGCTGGCCAAGAGCGACATCCGGCACTGGCCGCTGCTCGGTCCGCTCGCGGCGCTCGGCGGCACCCTGTTCGTCGAGCGTGAGCGGCTGCGCGCGCTGCCCGACACGGTGCGCGCCGTCGCCTCGGCGCTGCGGGACGGGGCACGGGTCGTGGTCTTCCCGGAGGGCAGCACCTGGTGCGGGCGCGGGCCGGGCGGCCGGTTCCGCCCCGCCGCGTTCCAGGCCGCGATCGATGCCGGGGCCGCGGTCCAGCCGCTACGCATCCGCTACCGCGGTGGTCCACCGCGAAACCTCGCCCCGGCAGGCGCCGCCGCGTTCGTCGGCGACGACCCGCTGACCGCCTCGCTCTGGCGGGTGGTGACGTCGGCCGGGCTGACCGCCGAGATCCGCGTTCTGCCGCAGATCCCGGCGGGCAGCCTGCCCGGCCGACGGGCGCTTGCCCGGCTGGCTCAGTCCACCGTGGCCAGCGACAGCGCGAACCGGCCCGCCGAGTCGGTCCACCACTGA
- the egtD gene encoding L-histidine N(alpha)-methyltransferase, translating into MSPLLLTRTLPVDATDAALRADVLHGLTHRPKTLPPKWFYDARGSELFEEITRLPEYYPTRAEREILIDRADAIAAASGARTLVELGSGSSEKTRHLLDALPELHTYVPVDVSESALRGAAEALLEERPGLSVHALIADFTGALSLPGTPGPRLVAFLGGTIGNLLPQERAAFLASVRSLLSPGDSLLLGTDLVKDEEVLVAAYDDASGVTAAFNRNVLSVVDRELGADFQPADFEHVARWNPEQEWIEMRLRARRDLIVKIPELDLVVPFEAGEELRTEVSAKFRKEGVRDELDRAGLRLAQWWTDSAGRFALSLATVD; encoded by the coding sequence GTGAGTCCCCTTCTGCTGACCCGCACCCTGCCGGTGGACGCGACGGACGCGGCGCTGCGCGCCGATGTCCTGCACGGCCTGACCCACCGCCCGAAGACGCTGCCGCCCAAGTGGTTCTACGACGCCCGCGGCAGTGAGCTGTTCGAGGAGATCACCCGGCTGCCCGAGTACTACCCCACACGTGCCGAGCGGGAGATCCTGATCGACCGGGCCGACGCGATCGCCGCCGCGTCCGGCGCCCGGACCCTGGTGGAACTGGGCTCGGGGTCCTCGGAGAAGACCCGGCATCTGCTGGACGCCCTGCCGGAGTTGCACACCTACGTGCCGGTCGACGTGAGCGAGAGCGCGCTGCGCGGGGCGGCCGAGGCGCTGCTGGAGGAGCGGCCCGGCCTGTCCGTGCACGCGCTCATCGCCGACTTCACGGGCGCGCTGTCGCTGCCCGGAACCCCGGGGCCTCGGCTGGTCGCGTTCCTGGGCGGCACCATCGGCAACCTGCTGCCGCAGGAGCGGGCCGCGTTCCTGGCGTCGGTACGGTCGCTGCTCTCCCCCGGTGACAGCCTGCTGCTCGGAACGGATCTGGTGAAGGACGAGGAGGTGCTGGTGGCCGCGTACGACGACGCCTCGGGGGTGACGGCGGCGTTCAACCGGAATGTGCTGTCGGTCGTCGACCGGGAGCTGGGCGCGGACTTCCAGCCTGCCGACTTCGAGCACGTGGCCCGGTGGAACCCCGAACAGGAGTGGATCGAGATGCGGCTGCGGGCCCGCCGGGATCTCATCGTGAAGATTCCGGAACTGGATCTGGTGGTGCCGTTCGAGGCCGGTGAGGAGCTGCGGACCGAGGTGTCCGCGAAGTTCCGCAAGGAGGGCGTACGGGACGAACTGGACCGGGCCGGACTACGCCTTGCTCAGTGGTGGACCGACTCGGCGGGCCGGTTCGCGCTGTCGCTGGCCACGGTGGACTGA
- the egtC gene encoding ergothioneine biosynthesis protein EgtC: MCRHIAYLGPPVPLGEVLTRPAHSLVRQSWEPRRQRYGTVNADGFGVGWYAPGDPVPGRYRRQGPVWGDRTFTDLARVVRSHALLAAVRDATEADPDGEAAAAPFAEGGLLFSHNGAVKGWPGSMAPLAAALPASELLRLTARCDSALIWALVQHRLAAGDALPQAVTDTVLEVAEAAPASRLNLLLTDGGTIVATAWGDTLWQLSEPGRHVVVASEPYDDDPRWREVPDRTLLTATRAEVLLTPLKEPTE; the protein is encoded by the coding sequence ATGTGCCGTCATATCGCCTACTTGGGGCCGCCGGTTCCGCTGGGCGAGGTGCTGACGCGACCCGCGCACTCCTTGGTGCGCCAGTCCTGGGAGCCACGCCGGCAGCGGTACGGGACGGTCAACGCGGACGGCTTCGGCGTCGGCTGGTACGCGCCCGGGGACCCGGTCCCCGGACGTTACCGGCGGCAGGGACCCGTCTGGGGCGACCGGACGTTCACCGATCTGGCCAGGGTGGTGCGCAGCCATGCCCTGCTCGCCGCGGTCCGGGACGCCACGGAGGCCGATCCGGACGGCGAGGCCGCGGCAGCGCCCTTTGCCGAGGGCGGGCTGCTCTTCAGCCACAACGGCGCGGTGAAGGGCTGGCCCGGATCGATGGCGCCGCTCGCGGCGGCGCTCCCCGCATCCGAACTGCTCAGGCTCACCGCGCGCTGCGACTCGGCGCTGATCTGGGCCCTGGTGCAGCACCGGCTCGCGGCGGGCGACGCGCTCCCACAGGCCGTCACCGACACCGTGCTGGAGGTCGCCGAGGCGGCGCCCGCCTCCCGGCTCAACCTGCTGCTCACCGACGGCGGCACCATCGTGGCGACGGCCTGGGGCGACACCCTGTGGCAGCTGTCCGAACCCGGCCGGCACGTGGTCGTGGCCTCGGAGCCGTACGACGACGATCCGCGCTGGCGCGAGGTCCCCGACCGCACTCTGCTGACCGCGACCCGCGCCGAAGTCCTGCTGACCCCGCTCAAGGAGCCCACCGAGTGA
- the egtB gene encoding ergothioneine biosynthesis protein EgtB, whose product MTDSPAPSPNRPRSPEAQDAEVLRERAVAALLTARERTTLLTDSVDDHELTAQHSPLMSPLVWDLAHIGNQEELWLLRGVAGREAMRPDIDGLYDAFEHPRATRPSLPLLAPAEARSYAAEVRGRALDVLGSTPLGGRPLVQEGFAFGMIAQHEQQHDETMLITHQLRSGPAALSAPEPPLATDAASLAAEVLVPGGPFTMGTSTEPWALDNERPAHRRELPGFHIDTAPVTCGEYRAFIEDGGYTEQRWWAPEGWAMVREHELTAPLFWHRDTGQWLRRRFGVTEPVPADEPVLHVSWYEADAYARWAGRRLPTEAEWEKAARHDPASGRSLRYPWGDEDPTPEHANLGQRHLRPAPAGAYAAGRSPCGAGQLIGDVWEWTSSDFQPYPRFAPFPYREYSEVFFGPGHKVLRGGSFAVDAVACRGTFRNWDLPVRRQIFSGFRTARDA is encoded by the coding sequence ATGACCGACTCCCCCGCACCTTCGCCGAACAGGCCACGGAGTCCGGAGGCACAGGACGCCGAGGTGCTCCGTGAGCGCGCGGTCGCCGCACTCCTCACCGCACGCGAGCGCACCACACTCCTCACCGACAGCGTGGACGACCACGAACTCACCGCCCAGCACTCACCGTTGATGTCGCCGCTGGTCTGGGACCTCGCGCACATCGGCAACCAGGAAGAGCTGTGGCTGCTGCGCGGCGTCGCCGGGCGGGAGGCGATGCGCCCGGACATCGACGGACTGTACGACGCGTTCGAGCACCCACGCGCCACCCGCCCGTCCCTGCCGCTGCTGGCCCCCGCCGAGGCCCGGTCGTACGCCGCCGAGGTGCGCGGCCGGGCCTTGGACGTGCTCGGATCGACACCGCTCGGCGGCCGTCCCCTGGTGCAGGAAGGATTCGCCTTCGGGATGATCGCGCAACACGAACAGCAGCACGACGAGACCATGCTGATCACTCATCAGCTGCGTTCGGGGCCCGCCGCACTCAGCGCCCCCGAGCCGCCCCTGGCCACCGATGCGGCCTCGCTCGCGGCCGAAGTACTGGTTCCGGGCGGCCCGTTCACCATGGGTACCTCGACCGAACCCTGGGCGCTGGACAACGAACGCCCCGCGCACCGGCGCGAGCTGCCCGGGTTCCACATCGACACCGCCCCCGTGACATGCGGGGAGTACCGGGCGTTCATCGAGGACGGCGGCTACACCGAGCAGCGCTGGTGGGCACCCGAGGGATGGGCGATGGTCCGTGAACACGAGCTGACGGCACCGCTGTTCTGGCACCGGGACACCGGACAGTGGCTGCGCCGCCGCTTCGGCGTGACCGAGCCGGTACCGGCGGACGAACCGGTGCTGCACGTCAGCTGGTACGAGGCGGACGCGTACGCGCGCTGGGCCGGACGCCGGCTTCCCACCGAGGCGGAATGGGAGAAGGCGGCCCGCCACGACCCCGCATCCGGGCGATCCCTGCGCTATCCGTGGGGCGACGAGGACCCGACACCGGAGCACGCCAACCTGGGCCAGCGCCATCTGCGGCCCGCTCCCGCGGGGGCGTACGCCGCCGGGCGGTCGCCCTGCGGCGCCGGGCAGTTGATCGGTGACGTGTGGGAGTGGACGTCGAGCGACTTCCAGCCCTACCCGCGCTTCGCGCCGTTCCCGTACCGCGAGTACTCGGAGGTGTTCTTCGGCCCGGGGCACAAGGTACTGCGCGGCGGGTCGTTCGCGGTGGACGCGGTGGCCTGCCGGGGTACGTTCCGCAACTGGGACCTGCCGGTCCGGCGGCAGATCTTCTCGGGCTTCCGCACCGCGAGGGATGCCTGA
- the egtA gene encoding ergothioneine biosynthesis glutamate--cysteine ligase EgtA has product MSPDTPGGHGPPGHTTPLDEGEAEDLLRGICFKTGPPHIVGVELEWLLHDRDHPRSPVPHHRLEAAATAVRALPLNAAVTFEPGGQLELSSRPADSLMACVNDTAADLIAVRDALGRLDLAPVGIGVDPWQSPRRLLREPRYDAMEVALDRWGPAGRAMMCTTASVQVCLDAGEEEPGPLGYGRRWQLAHLLGAVLVAVFANSPFRQGMPTPWRSTRQSLWTDLDPLRTLAPAGQLPPRDAWASHVLDTPVMCIRGEAGPWAVPEGLSFRDWIRSGVPRGPVRADLDYHITTLFPPVRPRGHLELRMIDAQSGDDGWLVPLAVTTALFDDPEAAETVYRTVKPLAETAGPLAAPRNPLWLRAARDGLTDTELRVAAAACFELALEALPRMGATRAVRDTVAGFHDRYVARGRCPADDLRELFAPDRADGRYDPKGTPS; this is encoded by the coding sequence ATGTCACCCGACACACCCGGCGGCCACGGTCCGCCCGGCCACACCACGCCCCTCGACGAGGGCGAGGCGGAGGACTTACTGCGCGGCATCTGCTTCAAAACGGGACCGCCGCACATCGTGGGAGTCGAGCTCGAATGGCTCCTGCACGATCGCGACCACCCACGAAGTCCCGTCCCGCACCACCGTCTCGAAGCGGCCGCAACCGCCGTCCGGGCGCTGCCCCTGAACGCCGCGGTCACCTTCGAACCCGGCGGCCAGCTGGAGCTCAGCTCGCGCCCCGCGGATTCCCTCATGGCGTGTGTCAACGACACCGCCGCCGACCTCATCGCCGTACGTGACGCGCTCGGCCGACTGGATCTCGCTCCGGTCGGAATCGGCGTCGATCCCTGGCAATCGCCCCGCAGGCTGCTGCGCGAACCCCGGTACGACGCCATGGAGGTCGCCCTCGACCGGTGGGGGCCGGCCGGCCGCGCCATGATGTGCACGACCGCGTCCGTCCAGGTGTGCCTGGACGCCGGGGAGGAGGAGCCCGGTCCGCTCGGGTACGGGCGGCGCTGGCAACTGGCCCATCTGCTGGGTGCGGTGCTGGTGGCGGTGTTCGCCAACTCGCCGTTCCGGCAGGGCATGCCGACGCCGTGGCGGTCGACGCGTCAGTCCCTGTGGACCGACCTCGACCCGCTGCGCACACTGGCCCCCGCCGGTCAGCTGCCGCCCCGCGACGCCTGGGCCTCGCACGTCCTCGACACCCCGGTCATGTGCATCCGTGGCGAAGCGGGGCCGTGGGCCGTGCCCGAGGGGCTCAGCTTCCGGGACTGGATCCGCAGCGGGGTGCCGCGGGGTCCGGTCCGGGCCGATCTCGACTACCACATCACCACGCTGTTCCCGCCGGTCCGGCCGCGCGGGCACCTGGAGCTGCGCATGATCGACGCGCAGTCGGGTGACGACGGGTGGCTGGTGCCGCTCGCGGTCACCACTGCCCTGTTCGACGACCCGGAGGCCGCCGAGACCGTGTACCGCACCGTCAAACCACTGGCCGAAACCGCGGGGCCGCTGGCCGCTCCGCGCAATCCGCTCTGGCTCCGAGCCGCCCGTGACGGACTGACCGATACCGAACTGCGGGTGGCGGCCGCCGCGTGCTTCGAGCTGGCCCTGGAGGCGCTGCCCCGGATGGGCGCGACGCGGGCGGTGCGGGACACGGTGGCGGGCTTCCACGACCGTTACGTCGCGCGGGGCCGGTGCCCTGCCGACGATCTCCGGGAGCTGTTCGCCCCCGACCGGGCGGACGGCCGGTACGACCCGAAGGGGACCCCCTCATGA